One genomic segment of Actinomycetota bacterium includes these proteins:
- a CDS encoding selenocysteine-specific translation elongation factor: RLAAEGRVVRIGADLHFAGRAIEDARARLVAALEAAPDGLAAADLRDALGVSRKYAIPLLEWFDAQGVTRREGDLRVLRG, from the coding sequence CCGGCTGGCTGCGGAAGGCCGGGTCGTTCGCATCGGCGCGGATCTGCACTTCGCCGGCCGCGCGATCGAGGATGCCCGGGCCCGGCTCGTCGCCGCGCTCGAAGCGGCACCGGACGGCTTGGCCGCCGCCGACCTGCGCGACGCGCTCGGCGTCTCGCGCAAGTACGCGATCCCGCTGCTCGAGTGGTTCGACGCGCAGGGCGTCACAAGACGCGAGGGCGACCTGCGCGTGCTGCGCGGCTGA